A section of the Oryza sativa Japonica Group chromosome 1, ASM3414082v1 genome encodes:
- the LOC9267360 gene encoding uncharacterized protein isoform X1 — translation MANLRSRGEIVLAVASSGVAALLMPGGRIAHSWFRIPIDIHDRSMCAIRRGTILGDLIRKASLIIWDEAPMTHKLCFEALDRTLRDIQSADEPANEYKPFGGKPILLGGDFRQVLPVIEKGTRADVVDASLVRSALWKHVEVLHLTTNMRLHNPSLSQQARGELAEFAKWVLDIGEGRAPMNKRQGEVERTWIEIPKELLLTPCGDKITAIIDAVYPDFELNYDCIPYLSQRAIVCPVNTVVDEINDNMLAKVPGDAKDYLSSDTISNTLEKPVDFDLLYPIEFLNSISINNFQEHRISLKIGSAVVLLRNINQSLGLCNETRLMVIRLSDYVFESKIMTGTNIGQLVCIPWIVLSGNSPKWPFTLQRRQFPIRLCYAMTINKCQGQTLGNVGVYLRNPVFTHGQLYVAVSRATSKQGLKLLIEDDDGKPCSTTRNIVYTEILSLL, via the coding sequence ATGGCAAACCTGAGATCAAGAGGTGAAATTGTTCTTGCAGTTGCCTCTTCTGGGGTTGCAGCTCTACTCATGCCTGGTGGAAGGATTGCTCATTCATGGTTTCGGATACCTATAGATATACATGATCGGTCGATGTGTGCTATTCGTAGAGGGACAATCCTAGGAGATCTTATTAGGAAAGCATCATTGATTATATGGGATGAGGCGCCTATGACACACAAGCTGTGCTTTGAGGCATTGGATAGAACTCTACGAGATATTCAATCCGCTGATGAACCAGCTAATGAATATAAGCCTTTTGGAGGTAAACCCATTTTACTTGGTGGTGATTTTAGGCAAGTCTTACCGGTGATTGAGAAAGGTACAAGAGCTGATgtggtagatgcttcgctggttaggTCTGCACTATGGAAGCATGTTGAAGTCTTACACCTTACCACTAACATGAGGCTACATAATCCATCCCTGTCGCAGCAAGCCAGGGGTGAATTGGCAGAGTTTGCTAAATGGGTTCTTGACATTGGTGAGGGTCGTGCTCCCATGAACAAAAGACAAGGTGAGGTTGAGAGGACATGGATAGAGATACCTAAGGAGTTGCTGCTTACTCCCTGCGGTGACAAGATTACAGCTATAATTGATGCTGTGTACCCAGATTTTGAATTGAACTATGACTGCATTCCTTACCTTTCTCAGCGTGCAATTGTCTGTCCTGTCAATACAGTTGTTGATGAGATTAATGATAATATGCTTGCTAAAGTGCCTGGGGATGCAAAGGACTATCTTAGCAGCGACACTATTTCAAATACACTTGAAAAGCCTGTAGATTTTGATCTATTGTACCCCATAGAATTTCTAAACTCAATATCCATAAACAATTTCCAGGAACATCGCATATCCCTCAAAATTGGTTCAGCTGTAGTCCTGCTTCGCAACATTAACCAATCACTCGGCCTTTGCAATGAGACAAGATTGATGGTCATCCGACTCAGTGATTATGTTTTCGAGTCCAAAATCATGACTGGCACAAATATTGGCCAGCTGGTCTGTATTCCATGGATTGTCCTAAGTGGGAACAGTCCAAAGTGGCCTTTCACGCTCCAGCGAAGGCAGTTCCCAATTAGGCTATGTTATGCAATGACAATAAACAAATGCCAAGGGCAAACTTTGGGGAATGTTGGTGTATACCTCAGAAACCCTGTCTTCACACATGGTCAGCTATATGTCGCTGTTTCGCGCGCTACATCGAAGCAAGGCCTCAAGTTGTTGATAGAGGATGATGATGGCAAGCCTTGTTCCACTACCAGGAACATCGTCTACACTGAAATATTATCGTTGCTATAG